From Peptoanaerobacter stomatis, one genomic window encodes:
- a CDS encoding carboxylate--amine ligase → MDISNTIQPVLIGGDINAYSVARAFHEQYGIISIAIAKDVLGATDNSKIIDFYVDENFTDINHFIESMIELGNDLKEEGKTAILIGTKDDYVDLIIKSKEELKDLFIIPYIDETLKNSLINKENFYKLCEEMNVDIPKTKILSKDMEITDFGIMYPIVIKPSNPVLFWSDRFEGMEKVYIAQNKKDFIRIVRLIYSTYYDDTLIIQEYIPGDDSSIWTPSFYCDRNKKVKMMALGHVLLEEHVPTAIGNDAAIIMQYVEEPMEKIKSFLEKIEFTGFCNCDCKYDYRDGKYKLFEVNIRQGRSNYSVTAACANIAKLLVEDRVQRKDLPLIKQTKELYWHLIPNSIVFKYVKDENLKNRVKELIKEGKEVNTFDYPYDLKHNLKRSIYIMLYKLNHIKKYIQYMK, encoded by the coding sequence CGGTGCAACGGATAATTCTAAAATAATAGATTTTTATGTTGATGAAAATTTTACAGATATCAATCATTTTATAGAATCTATGATAGAATTAGGCAATGATTTAAAAGAAGAAGGCAAGACAGCTATACTTATAGGTACCAAAGATGATTATGTAGATCTTATAATAAAATCAAAAGAAGAACTGAAAGATTTATTTATAATTCCATATATTGATGAAACTTTAAAAAACAGTCTTATTAATAAAGAAAATTTTTATAAACTGTGTGAAGAAATGAATGTAGATATTCCTAAGACAAAAATATTGTCAAAAGACATGGAAATAACCGATTTTGGAATTATGTATCCAATTGTAATAAAACCTTCAAACCCTGTACTTTTTTGGAGTGACAGATTTGAAGGAATGGAAAAAGTTTATATAGCACAAAATAAAAAAGATTTTATAAGAATAGTAAGGCTGATATATTCAACTTATTATGATGATACACTCATAATACAAGAATATATACCCGGTGATGACAGCAGTATATGGACACCATCATTTTATTGTGACAGAAATAAAAAGGTCAAGATGATGGCATTAGGTCATGTACTTTTGGAAGAGCACGTTCCTACCGCAATAGGTAACGATGCGGCTATAATAATGCAATATGTTGAAGAACCGATGGAAAAGATAAAATCATTTTTAGAAAAAATAGAATTCACAGGCTTTTGCAATTGTGACTGCAAATATGATTATCGTGATGGAAAATATAAACTATTTGAAGTAAATATACGTCAAGGAAGAAGTAACTACTCTGTAACAGCAGCCTGTGCCAATATAGCGAAACTACTTGTAGAAGACAGAGTACAAAGAAAAGACCTTCCACTTATAAAACAAACAAAAGAATTATATTGGCATTTAATACCTAATTCAATAGTCTTTAAATATGTAAAAGACGAAAACTTAAAAAATAGAGTTAAGGAATTGATAAAAGAAGGCAAGGAAGTAAATACTTTCGATTATCCTTATGACCTCAAACACAACCTGAAAAGAAGTATATATATAATGCTTTACAAATTAAACCACATCAAAAAATATATACAATATATGAAATAA
- a CDS encoding class I SAM-dependent methyltransferase — MEIKFDGVMETLLITLYIRAKDANSKEPIINDKKAAQIISKIDYNFSKFENAWGSYYGTLARVKVMDEETRKFIAKNPDCVIVSVGCGLDTRFERVDNGKITWYNLDFPEVIEKRKLLFEKNSRVIDISKSALDESWGKDIKTNGKPLLILSEGVLMYLKEDEVKKFLNILTDSFDSFEAHFDLLYKGLVKRSKEHDTLKHMKVNFEYGVKDGSELVKLNPKLKQIGLINFTREMKKFPLGIKKIFLPLMYIANDRLGMYTYNK; from the coding sequence ATGGAAATTAAATTTGACGGTGTAATGGAAACATTACTTATAACACTTTATATAAGGGCAAAAGATGCAAATAGCAAAGAACCTATTATAAATGATAAGAAAGCGGCTCAAATCATATCGAAAATAGATTATAATTTTTCAAAGTTTGAAAATGCGTGGGGTTCTTATTATGGAACACTTGCAAGGGTTAAGGTTATGGACGAGGAAACAAGAAAATTTATAGCGAAAAATCCTGATTGTGTAATTGTATCTGTCGGTTGCGGCCTTGATACAAGATTTGAAAGAGTTGATAACGGAAAAATAACTTGGTATAATTTGGATTTTCCTGAGGTTATTGAAAAGAGAAAATTGCTTTTTGAAAAAAATTCAAGAGTTATAGATATATCTAAGTCAGCACTTGATGAAAGCTGGGGAAAAGACATAAAAACAAATGGAAAGCCTCTTTTAATATTATCAGAAGGAGTACTTATGTATCTCAAAGAGGATGAAGTAAAGAAATTTTTGAATATATTGACTGATTCATTTGACAGTTTCGAGGCTCATTTTGATCTTTTGTATAAAGGCTTGGTTAAGAGATCCAAAGAGCATGATACTTTAAAGCATATGAAAGTAAATTTTGAATATGGGGTGAAAGACGGCAGTGAGCTGGTTAAACTTAATCCTAAGTTAAAACAAATCGGTCTTATAAATTTTACAAGAGAAATGAAAAAATTTCCGCTCGGTATTAAAAAGATATTTTTGCCGTTAATGTATATTGCAAACGATAGATTAGGAATGTACACTTATAATAAATAA
- a CDS encoding toxic anion resistance protein, whose amino-acid sequence MSEDFVRQEEDYNTQLQTISNQVKASPEIQQIARNLDVRDVKNIMSFGQETATEISKFSDKILSSINNSQIEDSGRMMKQLSDIMDKFDVKDFEDKSSKGFLSNIFGKAKDNIQSLLKKYETMDSEVSKIYVEIKKYEAEIGKTNDMLDNMYAKNIEYYQELEKYIMAGNLAIENLRNTLIPQYEQKALETGNELDNLNAQNARASLEMLEQRVYDLELAKMVAVQSAPQIKLIQRGNYNLLRKIGSAFVVTIPVFKTGIIQAVTIKRQKVQSDSMKALDERTNEMLIRNAKNISAQSVDIAKLSGSSSIKIETLENTFNTIMQGIEETIRIEEENRSAREQGKQRILQLQTDMKNKIKSM is encoded by the coding sequence ATGAGTGAAGATTTTGTAAGACAAGAAGAAGATTATAACACACAGTTGCAAACTATAAGTAATCAAGTAAAAGCATCTCCTGAAATACAACAGATTGCAAGAAATCTTGATGTAAGAGATGTTAAAAATATAATGAGTTTCGGACAGGAAACAGCGACAGAAATTTCAAAATTTAGTGATAAGATACTTTCATCAATAAACAATTCACAGATAGAAGACAGCGGTAGAATGATGAAACAATTATCCGATATAATGGATAAATTTGATGTAAAAGATTTTGAGGATAAAAGCTCAAAAGGATTTTTGTCAAATATATTCGGCAAGGCAAAAGACAATATACAAAGCCTACTTAAAAAATATGAAACTATGGACAGCGAAGTATCTAAAATATATGTAGAAATAAAAAAATACGAAGCTGAAATAGGAAAAACAAATGATATGCTTGACAATATGTATGCTAAAAACATAGAGTATTATCAAGAATTGGAAAAATATATAATGGCTGGAAATTTAGCTATAGAAAATTTGAGAAACACATTGATACCACAATATGAGCAAAAAGCACTTGAAACAGGTAATGAGCTGGATAATTTGAATGCACAAAATGCAAGAGCATCTCTTGAAATGTTGGAGCAAAGAGTGTATGATTTGGAGCTTGCCAAAATGGTAGCAGTACAATCAGCACCACAAATAAAATTAATTCAAAGAGGTAATTATAATTTACTTAGAAAAATAGGAAGTGCATTTGTAGTAACAATACCGGTGTTTAAAACAGGCATAATACAAGCCGTTACTATAAAAAGACAAAAAGTACAATCAGATTCTATGAAAGCATTAGATGAAAGAACAAACGAAATGCTTATTAGAAACGCAAAAAATATATCTGCACAATCAGTGGATATAGCTAAGTTGTCCGGCTCATCAAGTATAAAGATAGAAACATTGGAAAATACATTTAATACAATAATGCAAGGGATAGAAGAGACTATTAGAATAGAAGAAGAAAACAGATCTGCAAGAGAGCAAGGAAAACAGAGAATACTTCAATTACAAACAGATATGAAAAACAAAATAAAAAGTATGTAA
- the gpmA gene encoding 2,3-diphosphoglycerate-dependent phosphoglycerate mutase yields the protein MKLVMIRHGQSQWNLENRFTGWKDVDLSEQGVEEAKKAGEQLKEDGFTFDIAYTSYQKRAIKTLNIVLEEIDELYIPVKKSWRLNERHYGALQGLNKAETAKKYGDEQVHIWRRSFDVPPPPLDDDDERNVKFDPKYKNLNPSDLPKGESLKDTINRVIPFWDSDISKDIKEGKNVIIAAHGNSLRALIKYLLNIDNQRILDLNLPTGVPLIFEIDKDLKITKSPELF from the coding sequence ATGAAATTAGTAATGATAAGACATGGACAAAGCCAATGGAATTTGGAAAACAGATTTACAGGTTGGAAAGACGTTGATTTATCTGAGCAAGGAGTAGAAGAAGCGAAAAAAGCTGGAGAGCAATTAAAAGAAGACGGATTTACATTTGACATAGCGTACACTTCTTATCAAAAAAGAGCTATAAAGACATTAAATATAGTGCTTGAAGAAATAGATGAACTTTATATACCTGTAAAAAAATCATGGAGATTAAATGAACGTCATTATGGAGCATTGCAAGGATTAAATAAAGCTGAAACTGCAAAAAAATACGGAGATGAACAAGTGCATATATGGAGAAGAAGTTTTGATGTACCTCCTCCTCCTTTAGATGACGATGATGAAAGAAATGTAAAATTCGATCCTAAATATAAAAACTTAAATCCTTCAGATTTACCAAAAGGAGAAAGCTTAAAAGATACAATAAACAGAGTTATACCTTTTTGGGACAGCGATATATCAAAAGATATAAAAGAAGGTAAAAATGTAATAATAGCTGCACACGGAAATTCATTAAGAGCACTTATAAAATATTTGCTAAATATAGATAATCAGCGCATACTTGATCTTAATCTTCCAACAGGTGTTCCGCTTATATTTGAAATAGATAAAGATTTAAAAATAACAAAATCACCTGAATTATTTTAA